The sequence CCTCCACATCGACCGGTGCGCGGACCGGCTGGATCTCGATCTCGTCGGGGTACCGGGGCGACTGCGCCACGCTCGCGGTCCGATCTACTTGAACTGGATATCCCAGTTGTACGGGATGTCGGGCGAGTTCCAGGGAATCCGGTATTCGTCCGGGTCGTCCGGGTTGTACGGCTCGGTCGGGAAGTTGAGCAGGTAGCACGGCTCGTGGCCGATGTTCTTGAAGCCGTGGAGCACCCCGGCCGGGATCTTCACGACGATGCGGTTGTCGTCGCCGATGAAGAACTCGTTCAACTCGCCGTAGGTGGGCGAGTCCTCACGGATGTCGTAGAGCGGGACCTTGATCATCCCCTTGACGCAGGTGAAGTAGTCGGTCTGCTTCTTGTGGTAGTGCCAACCGCGGATCACGCCCGGGTAGCTCACCGAGACATAGCACTGGCCGAACTGCTCGAAGAACGGGTCGTCGCGGCGGATCAACTCGGTCAACGCCCCGCGCTCGTCTACATGCGTGATGAGCCGCTTGACCTCGACGCCGTGGATCACGCCCGGTCCTCCCTCTCCTCAGGTATCGCAATCGATGCCGCGCGGGGATTGCCCGCAGGGCTGCGCGGCGGGCCGATTATAGCAAAGGGGCGTCTCACGCCCGGCGGTGGGCGACGAAGAGCATGATCGCGGAGTCGTCTTCGAGCGGGTCGAGTTCGTACGAGCCGTAGACCCCTTCCAGCACGAAGCCGGCCTGATCGAGCA is a genomic window of Sphaerobacter thermophilus DSM 20745 containing:
- a CDS encoding dTDP-4-dehydrorhamnose 3,5-epimerase family protein — its product is MIHGVEVKRLITHVDERGALTELIRRDDPFFEQFGQCYVSVSYPGVIRGWHYHKKQTDYFTCVKGMIKVPLYDIREDSPTYGELNEFFIGDDNRIVVKIPAGVLHGFKNIGHEPCYLLNFPTEPYNPDDPDEYRIPWNSPDIPYNWDIQFK